A stretch of the Streptomyces ortus genome encodes the following:
- a CDS encoding ABC transporter substrate-binding protein, with protein MSKNSRTRASLYGTATLATLALGLTACGGGSGGSGASSGTWDKNATVNIGSLYEPQNLDNTAGGGQGVTEALNGNVYEGLFKLTDDGKVEKLLAQNHEVSKDGLTYTFTLRDGVKFHSGKELTSADVKYSLEKVLADDSQSARKSNLEVVKDIATPDAKTVKVTLSKKSISFVYNLSYVWIINSEAKDLKTTEDGTGPYKLAKWTRGSALSLDRFAGYWGDAAANKKVVFHYYKDASALNNALLTNAVDVVTSEQSPDALEQFKSNQNYKVNDGDSTTKLLLAFNDKAKPFTDVKVRQAVSAAIDDKKLLESVWGGYGKLIGSMVPPTDPWYEDLTDVNAYDVTKAKKLLSEAGYAKGFSFTLDTPNYDPHPTAATFIKSQLAEVGITVKINTITPDEWYTKVYKNHDFTATLQEHVNDRDLVWYGNPDFYWGYDNKQVTRWVEQAEEASTTEEQTELLKKVNEKTAEDAASDWLYLYPQIVVASSKLSGYPLNGLNSQFYAYDIKKKG; from the coding sequence ATGAGCAAGAACAGCAGGACCAGAGCGTCCCTCTACGGCACCGCCACCCTCGCCACCCTCGCCCTCGGCCTCACCGCCTGCGGCGGCGGCTCCGGCGGCAGCGGCGCCTCCTCCGGCACCTGGGACAAGAACGCCACCGTCAACATCGGCTCCCTCTACGAGCCGCAGAACCTCGACAACACCGCGGGCGGCGGCCAGGGCGTCACCGAGGCTCTGAACGGCAACGTCTACGAGGGACTGTTCAAGCTCACCGACGACGGCAAGGTCGAGAAGCTCCTCGCCCAGAACCACGAGGTCAGCAAGGACGGCCTGACCTACACCTTCACCCTGCGCGACGGAGTGAAGTTCCACAGCGGCAAGGAACTGACCAGCGCGGACGTCAAGTACAGCCTGGAGAAGGTCCTCGCGGACGACTCGCAGTCCGCCCGCAAGAGCAACCTCGAAGTCGTCAAGGACATCGCCACCCCCGACGCGAAGACCGTCAAGGTCACCCTGTCGAAGAAGTCGATCTCCTTCGTCTACAACCTCTCCTACGTCTGGATCATCAACTCCGAGGCCAAGGACCTCAAGACGACCGAGGACGGCACCGGCCCCTACAAGCTCGCCAAGTGGACCCGCGGCTCCGCGCTGAGCCTCGACCGCTTCGCCGGCTACTGGGGCGACGCCGCCGCCAACAAGAAGGTCGTCTTCCACTACTACAAGGACGCCAGCGCGCTGAACAACGCGCTGCTGACCAACGCCGTCGACGTGGTCACCAGCGAGCAGTCGCCCGACGCCCTGGAGCAGTTCAAGAGCAACCAGAACTACAAGGTCAACGACGGCGACTCCACCACCAAGCTGCTCCTCGCCTTCAACGACAAGGCCAAGCCGTTCACGGACGTCAAGGTCCGACAGGCCGTCTCCGCCGCCATCGACGACAAGAAGCTGCTCGAATCCGTCTGGGGCGGCTACGGCAAGCTGATCGGCTCGATGGTGCCGCCCACCGACCCCTGGTACGAGGACCTCACCGACGTCAACGCCTACGACGTCACCAAGGCCAAGAAGCTGCTCTCGGAGGCCGGCTACGCCAAGGGGTTCTCCTTCACCCTCGACACGCCGAACTACGACCCGCACCCCACGGCCGCGACCTTCATCAAGTCGCAGCTCGCCGAGGTCGGCATCACCGTCAAAATCAACACGATCACGCCGGACGAGTGGTACACGAAGGTCTACAAGAACCACGACTTCACGGCCACGCTCCAGGAGCACGTCAACGACCGCGACCTGGTCTGGTACGGCAACCCCGACTTCTACTGGGGTTACGACAACAAGCAGGTCACCCGGTGGGTCGAGCAGGCCGAGGAGGCCTCCACGACCGAGGAGCAGACCGAGCTGCTGAAGAAGGTCAACGAGAAGACGGCCGAGGACGCGGCCAGCGACTGGCTCTACCTCTACCCGCAGATCGTCGTCGCGAGCAGCAAGCTCTCCGGCTACCCGCTCAACGGCCTGAACTCGCAGTTCTACGCCTACGACATCAAGAAGAAGGGCTGA
- a CDS encoding ABC transporter permease, with translation MGRYLLRRLAFLLVSLALASVVLFVLLRLLPGDPANALTSVGASPEQIAAARHSIGSDRPLPEQFTHWLGQLTSGDLGTSFVSSLPVGPEVTARLNVTVPLTLAAFVLAVVIAVPVGFVAAYKRRTWYGAVLSGISQLGIAVPVFWLGMILIAVFALNAGWLPSGGFPQDGWAAPAEAVRSLVLPVVTIALVMGASLIRYVRSATLDVLGSDYLRTARALGASFPKAMWRHGLRNASVPVISILGIELASTLLGAVVVESVYALPGLGSLLATGIAQHDYPVVQGVLFVSTLAVLLIGFAADLIQRVIDPRLRGRLSGGAR, from the coding sequence ATGGGGCGCTACCTCCTGCGCCGCCTCGCGTTCCTCCTGGTGTCGCTGGCCCTGGCGAGCGTGGTGCTCTTCGTGCTGCTGCGCCTGCTCCCCGGCGACCCGGCCAACGCGCTCACGTCGGTGGGCGCCAGTCCGGAACAGATCGCCGCGGCCCGCCACTCCATCGGCTCCGACCGTCCGCTGCCCGAACAGTTCACCCACTGGCTCGGGCAGCTGACGAGCGGCGACCTCGGCACGTCCTTCGTCAGCTCGCTGCCGGTCGGCCCCGAGGTCACCGCCCGCCTGAACGTCACCGTCCCGCTGACGCTGGCCGCGTTCGTCCTGGCCGTCGTCATCGCCGTCCCGGTCGGCTTCGTGGCCGCGTACAAGCGCCGCACCTGGTACGGGGCGGTGCTCAGCGGGATCTCCCAGCTGGGCATCGCCGTGCCGGTGTTCTGGCTCGGCATGATCCTCATCGCCGTGTTCGCACTGAACGCGGGCTGGCTGCCCTCCGGCGGCTTCCCGCAGGACGGCTGGGCCGCACCCGCCGAAGCCGTCCGCTCGCTCGTCCTCCCTGTGGTCACCATCGCGCTCGTGATGGGCGCCTCCCTGATCCGGTACGTCCGTTCCGCCACCCTCGACGTCCTCGGCAGCGACTACCTGCGCACCGCACGGGCCCTCGGCGCGTCCTTCCCGAAGGCCATGTGGCGGCACGGGCTGCGCAACGCCTCCGTCCCCGTGATCTCCATCCTCGGGATCGAACTCGCCTCGACGCTGCTCGGCGCGGTCGTCGTGGAGTCGGTGTACGCGCTGCCCGGCCTCGGCTCGCTGCTCGCCACCGGTATCGCCCAGCACGACTACCCGGTCGTCCAGGGCGTCCTGTTCGTCTCGACCCTCGCCGTGCTCCTGATCGGCTTCGCCGCCGACCTGATCCAGCGCGTCATCGATCCGCGCCTGCGCGGACGGCTCTCCGGAGGTGCCCGATGA
- a CDS encoding ABC transporter permease, with product MTLPAAPLKETEPTESTRPHSRRRRSVTLLAGCSLTALIALLALVSLVWLPFDTDDTSGGRLAGPGDGHLLGTDKLGRDLLTQLMTGARIAVQAGLGSVAIAALVGVTLGVLAAFAQGWLDDTLAAFLDILIAFPTLLLAMLVVAARSATLGSAILAIGLAQSAVVARLVRILVKRVLARDYVTAARTSGTSWPRTVAGHVLPNIWPTLVVNLALQFGLAVLAEAGLSYLGLGAPPPNASWGRMLQEAQATFTTAPAGALAPGILLVVLVVGVNLIADGLRDTLDPAMRRRRS from the coding sequence ATGACCCTGCCGGCCGCCCCGCTCAAGGAGACGGAACCCACGGAGTCGACGAGGCCGCACTCGCGCCGCCGCCGTTCCGTCACGCTGCTCGCGGGCTGCTCGCTGACGGCCCTGATCGCGCTGCTCGCCCTCGTCTCGCTCGTCTGGCTGCCCTTCGACACCGACGACACCTCCGGCGGCCGGCTCGCGGGCCCCGGCGACGGACACCTGCTCGGTACGGACAAGCTGGGCCGCGACCTGCTGACCCAGCTGATGACCGGCGCCCGTATCGCCGTCCAGGCGGGACTCGGGTCGGTCGCGATCGCCGCACTCGTCGGGGTCACCCTCGGGGTACTCGCCGCGTTCGCGCAAGGGTGGCTCGACGACACCCTCGCCGCGTTCCTGGACATCCTGATCGCCTTCCCGACCCTGCTGCTCGCGATGCTCGTGGTCGCCGCCCGCTCGGCCACCCTCGGCTCCGCGATCCTCGCGATCGGCCTGGCCCAGAGCGCGGTGGTCGCCCGGCTCGTGCGGATCCTCGTCAAGCGGGTCCTGGCGCGGGACTACGTCACCGCCGCCCGGACCTCGGGCACCTCCTGGCCGCGTACGGTCGCCGGGCACGTCCTGCCGAACATCTGGCCCACCCTCGTGGTCAACCTGGCGCTCCAGTTCGGCCTCGCCGTGCTCGCCGAGGCCGGACTGTCCTACCTCGGCCTCGGCGCCCCGCCGCCCAACGCCTCCTGGGGCCGCATGCTCCAAGAGGCGCAGGCCACCTTCACCACCGCACCCGCGGGCGCGCTGGCCCCGGGCATCCTGCTGGTCGTGCTCGTCGTCGGCGTCAACCTCATCGCCGACGGACTGCGCGACACCCTCGACCCGGCCATGAGGCGGAGGCGGTCATGA
- a CDS encoding ATP-binding cassette domain-containing protein encodes MKLPGTVPGALPGPLLDVRGLTVRTADGRTLVDDLSFTVGGGERLGLIGESGSGKSLTTLALLGLLPDGMTATGSVELAGTQIVGAPEQRLTAVRGRDAAVVFQEPLTALDPLMRMGRQIAEPLARTTGLRGRDLRAAVTEALVRVRLPEPDRIARAFPHEISGGQRQRVALAMALACEPGLLIADEPTTALDVSVQAEMLELLDTLVREREMAVLFVSHDLAVVARVTDRVLVLKDGRAVEEGPVLDVVTAPQADYTRALVAGARKLESALDLRSPR; translated from the coding sequence ATGAAACTCCCAGGCACTGTCCCCGGCGCACTCCCGGGCCCGCTCCTGGACGTACGCGGCCTGACCGTGCGCACCGCCGACGGCCGCACCCTCGTCGACGACCTGTCCTTCACCGTCGGCGGCGGCGAACGGCTCGGGCTGATCGGCGAGTCCGGCTCCGGCAAGTCCCTGACCACCCTCGCCCTGCTGGGCCTGCTCCCCGACGGCATGACCGCCACCGGCAGCGTCGAACTGGCCGGCACCCAGATCGTCGGCGCCCCCGAGCAGCGCCTGACCGCCGTACGCGGCCGGGACGCGGCCGTGGTCTTCCAGGAGCCCCTGACCGCCCTCGATCCGCTGATGCGGATGGGCCGCCAGATCGCCGAGCCCCTGGCCCGCACGACCGGCCTCAGGGGCCGTGACCTGCGCGCCGCCGTCACCGAGGCACTGGTACGGGTACGGCTGCCCGAACCCGACCGCATCGCCCGCGCCTTCCCGCACGAGATCTCCGGCGGCCAGCGCCAGCGCGTCGCCCTCGCCATGGCGCTGGCCTGCGAACCGGGGTTGCTCATCGCCGACGAACCCACCACCGCGCTCGACGTCTCCGTCCAGGCCGAGATGCTGGAACTGCTCGACACCCTCGTCCGCGAACGGGAGATGGCCGTGCTGTTCGTCAGCCACGACCTCGCCGTGGTCGCCAGGGTGACCGACCGCGTCCTGGTGCTGAAGGACGGGCGGGCCGTCGAGGAGGGCCCCGTCCTGGACGTCGTCACCGCGCCGCAGGCCGACTACACGAGGGCGCTGGTCGCCGGCGCCCGGAAACTGGAGTCCGCCCTGGACCTGAGGAGCCCGCGATGA
- a CDS encoding ABC transporter ATP-binding protein, protein MTPDPKPTDGAPETPVLELTDVAVRYRGAATDVVRDVSLAVEPGQSLALVGESGAGKTTLLRILLGLARPTAGTVRFDGEPLAPRDRRQMRRFRRGVQCVFQDPYSSLDPSRRVAAIVAEPLRSLGLDSRTTAAPKVAAALERVGLPADAASRYPHEFSGGQRQRIAIARAIVCDPRVLLADEPVSALDVTTRVKVVDLLAELKEERRLTLVMVSHDLSVVASLCERTAVLESGRLVEQGDTDQVLGDPAHPYTRRLIDSVPRLPV, encoded by the coding sequence ATGACCCCCGACCCGAAGCCGACGGACGGGGCGCCGGAGACACCCGTACTGGAGCTCACCGACGTGGCCGTACGGTATCGGGGCGCCGCCACCGACGTCGTACGGGATGTGTCCCTGGCCGTCGAGCCGGGGCAGTCGCTGGCCCTGGTGGGGGAGTCCGGGGCGGGCAAGACCACCCTGCTGCGGATCCTGCTGGGACTCGCCCGGCCCACCGCCGGTACCGTCCGCTTCGACGGAGAGCCGCTCGCGCCGCGCGACCGGCGGCAGATGCGCCGTTTCCGGCGGGGCGTCCAGTGCGTGTTCCAGGACCCGTACTCCTCCCTCGACCCCAGCCGCCGCGTCGCCGCGATCGTCGCGGAGCCGCTGCGCTCGCTGGGCCTCGACTCCCGCACGACCGCCGCGCCGAAGGTGGCCGCCGCGCTGGAGCGGGTCGGACTGCCGGCGGACGCGGCCTCCCGCTACCCGCACGAGTTCTCCGGCGGCCAGCGCCAGCGCATCGCGATCGCCCGCGCCATCGTGTGCGACCCGCGTGTCCTGCTCGCCGACGAACCCGTGAGCGCGCTCGACGTCACCACCCGCGTCAAGGTCGTCGACCTGCTGGCCGAACTGAAGGAGGAACGGCGGCTGACCCTCGTCATGGTCTCCCACGATCTGTCGGTCGTGGCCTCCCTGTGTGAGCGCACGGCGGTACTGGAGAGCGGCCGGCTCGTCGAACAGGGCGACACGGACCAGGTGTTGGGCGACCCGGCCCACCCCTACACCAGACGCCTGATCGACAGCGTGCCGCGGCTGCCGGTCTGA
- a CDS encoding bifunctional polysaccharide deacetylase/glycosyltransferase family 2 protein, which translates to MRARHKQSRDPRGHWLLLILVLPAMFAALLFEGWTNHEVDAADTRSACTSPAPDAVARGGPVIGINRNGVQTASMPARTVALTFDGGPDLVWTPRLLDLLRKHRARATFFLLGSQAARHPDLVRRIRAEGHEIGSNTYTGAVLGETSAFRFSAELDLTQSALAGAAGLRTNLLRMPRTTSPDTLCGREWTAARRATAQGYVLVAADKASRRPAQGTVRQFSQTATAYRETEKLLGDPGADRFTTVSAGAQLTPYERVSDVERWSGTALIRAAWLGRAFSRAMTWTLGVAGALGVLRLLLLVHFARAHVRRLERSRPGAPWLREVTEPVTVLVPAYNEEAGIEATVRSLLASDYPLLQIIVIDDGSTDRTAELAEGVGDARVMVIRKANAGKAAALNTGLRYAGHDILVMVDADTVFEPDAVHHLVQPLAHPAVGAVSGNTKVGNRRSLLAKWQHLEYCFGFNLDRRMFEVLECMTTVPGAIGAFRRDALAGVGGVSDDTLAEDTDLTMALWRAGWRVLYEESAVAWTEVPTSLRQLWRQRYRWCFGTIQAMWKHRGAVLETGVAGRFGRRGLTYLAVFQVALPLLAPVIDVFALYGVLFLDPIASAGVWFAFMSVQLLCAGYALRLDGERVRTLWWMPFQLVVYRQLMYLVVIQSVVAAVLGSRLKWQIMKRSGTAAEQIGDPAPYKSVPMR; encoded by the coding sequence GTGAGGGCCCGGCACAAACAGTCCCGCGATCCACGGGGGCACTGGCTGCTGCTGATACTCGTCCTGCCCGCGATGTTCGCCGCCCTCCTCTTCGAGGGCTGGACCAACCACGAGGTCGACGCCGCCGACACCCGGTCCGCCTGCACCTCGCCCGCACCCGACGCCGTCGCCCGCGGCGGCCCGGTCATCGGCATCAACCGCAACGGCGTACAGACCGCCTCGATGCCCGCCCGCACCGTCGCGCTCACTTTCGACGGCGGCCCCGACCTCGTCTGGACCCCGCGCCTCCTCGACCTGCTGAGGAAGCACCGGGCTCGCGCCACCTTCTTCCTCCTGGGATCTCAGGCGGCCCGCCATCCGGACCTCGTACGGAGGATCCGCGCCGAGGGCCACGAGATCGGCTCCAACACCTACACCGGAGCGGTCCTCGGCGAGACCTCCGCCTTCCGCTTCTCCGCCGAACTCGACCTGACACAGAGCGCGTTGGCGGGCGCCGCCGGCCTGCGCACCAACCTGCTGCGGATGCCGCGGACCACCTCGCCCGACACCCTGTGCGGCCGTGAGTGGACGGCGGCCCGGCGTGCCACCGCCCAGGGCTATGTACTGGTCGCCGCGGACAAGGCGTCCCGCAGGCCCGCACAGGGCACGGTCCGCCAGTTCAGCCAGACGGCGACCGCGTACCGGGAGACCGAGAAGCTGCTCGGCGACCCCGGGGCCGACCGCTTCACCACCGTCTCGGCGGGGGCCCAACTGACGCCGTACGAGCGGGTGTCGGACGTCGAGCGCTGGAGCGGTACGGCCCTGATCCGGGCCGCCTGGCTGGGGCGCGCCTTCTCCCGGGCGATGACCTGGACGCTCGGTGTCGCCGGGGCGCTCGGTGTGCTGCGGCTGCTTCTGCTCGTGCACTTCGCCCGCGCCCATGTGCGCCGACTGGAACGCTCCCGCCCCGGCGCACCCTGGCTGCGGGAGGTGACGGAACCGGTCACCGTGCTCGTCCCCGCCTACAACGAGGAGGCCGGGATCGAGGCCACCGTCCGCTCACTGCTCGCCTCCGACTACCCCCTGCTGCAGATCATCGTCATCGACGACGGCTCCACGGACCGTACGGCGGAACTCGCCGAGGGCGTCGGTGACGCACGGGTGATGGTGATCCGCAAGGCCAACGCGGGCAAGGCCGCGGCGCTCAACACCGGCCTGCGGTACGCCGGTCACGACATCCTCGTCATGGTGGACGCCGACACCGTCTTCGAACCGGACGCCGTCCACCACCTCGTCCAGCCGCTCGCGCACCCGGCCGTCGGCGCGGTCAGCGGCAACACCAAGGTCGGCAACCGGCGGAGCCTGCTCGCCAAGTGGCAGCACCTGGAGTACTGCTTCGGCTTCAACCTCGACCGCCGGATGTTCGAGGTGCTGGAGTGCATGACCACCGTCCCCGGCGCCATCGGGGCCTTCCGCCGGGACGCGCTGGCCGGGGTCGGCGGAGTCAGCGACGACACCCTCGCCGAGGACACCGACCTCACGATGGCCCTGTGGCGGGCCGGCTGGCGCGTCCTCTACGAGGAGTCCGCCGTCGCCTGGACCGAAGTGCCCACCTCCCTGCGGCAGTTGTGGCGTCAGCGCTACCGCTGGTGCTTCGGCACGATCCAGGCCATGTGGAAGCACCGCGGGGCCGTCCTGGAGACGGGCGTGGCCGGACGCTTCGGCCGGCGCGGGCTCACCTATCTCGCCGTCTTCCAGGTCGCCCTCCCGCTCCTCGCCCCGGTCATCGACGTGTTCGCCCTGTACGGCGTGCTGTTCCTCGACCCGATCGCCTCGGCCGGGGTGTGGTTCGCCTTCATGTCCGTCCAACTGCTGTGCGCCGGTTACGCGTTGCGGCTCGACGGGGAGCGTGTACGGACCCTGTGGTGGATGCCGTTCCAACTCGTGGTCTACCGGCAGCTGATGTATCTCGTCGTCATCCAGTCCGTGGTCGCCGCGGTGCTCGGCAGCCGGCTGAAGTGGCAGATCATGAAGCGTTCCGGCACCGCCGCTGAACAGATCGGCGACCCCGCCCCGTATAAGAGCGTGCCCATGCGATGA